From Methylopila sp. M107, a single genomic window includes:
- a CDS encoding DUF1697 domain-containing protein, with protein MTVFVVLFRGVGGATQLPTAALRAALAEAGFEKVATYINSGNAVVRTALSPYETVAAIERICADRFGFDKAIYAVPFDEWARLIARNPFAVAESGGKFLHAAWLGAAPTPEAIAALKALAINGDGFEVVDRVAYINTPGGFSNSKIAERFDKRIGVPNTARNWNTVLKLRALAEQAAN; from the coding sequence GCGGCGCAACGCAGCTGCCGACGGCGGCGTTGCGCGCGGCGCTCGCCGAGGCCGGGTTCGAGAAGGTCGCGACCTACATCAACAGCGGCAACGCCGTCGTGCGGACCGCTCTCTCGCCCTATGAGACGGTCGCGGCGATCGAAAGGATCTGCGCGGACCGCTTCGGCTTCGACAAGGCGATCTACGCGGTCCCGTTCGACGAATGGGCGCGTCTGATCGCGCGCAATCCGTTCGCCGTGGCGGAAAGCGGCGGCAAGTTTCTGCACGCCGCATGGCTCGGCGCAGCGCCGACGCCAGAGGCCATCGCCGCGCTGAAGGCGCTTGCGATCAACGGAGACGGCTTCGAGGTCGTTGATCGCGTCGCCTATATCAACACGCCCGGCGGGTTCTCGAACTCGAAGATCGCCGAACGTTTCGACAAGCGCATCGGCGTGCCCAACACGGCGCGGAACTGGAACACCGTGCTGAAGTTGCGCGCGCTCGCCGAGCAAGCGGCGAACTGA
- a CDS encoding VOC family protein — MKYLHTMVRISDVDASLAFYRDKLGLEEVRRIDNEQGRFTLIFLAPPGQPDAQIELTHNWDPEAYGEGRNFGHLAYEVDDIYALCASLQAKGVTINRPPRDGRMAFIRSPDNISIELLQKGGAKEPAEPWKSMANVGKW; from the coding sequence ATGAAATATCTGCACACCATGGTTCGCATCAGCGACGTCGACGCCTCGCTCGCCTTCTACCGGGACAAGCTCGGCCTCGAGGAAGTGCGGCGCATCGACAACGAGCAGGGGCGCTTCACGTTGATCTTCCTCGCCCCGCCCGGCCAGCCCGACGCACAGATCGAACTCACCCACAACTGGGACCCGGAGGCCTATGGGGAAGGCCGCAACTTCGGCCATCTGGCCTATGAGGTCGACGACATCTATGCGCTCTGCGCCAGCCTCCAGGCGAAGGGCGTGACCATCAACCGCCCGCCGCGCGACGGCCGCATGGCCTTCATCCGCTCGCCCGACAACATCTCGATCGAGCTGCTTCAGAAGGGCGGCGCCAAGGAACCGGCGGAACCGTGGAAGTCCATGGCGAATGTCGGCAAGTGGTGA
- a CDS encoding Sir2 family NAD-dependent protein deacetylase produces MERDDERKLAELKRLIEGARSAVVFTGAGISTGSGIPDFRSPGGLWSQNRPIEFDAFVSSAEMRREAWRRKFVMDDATRGAKPNAAHRAVARLVETGTAAAVVTQNIDGLHETSGVPAKKLIELHGNGTYAKCLDCWTRHELDEVRRVFEATGDPPPCRACGGLVKSATISFGQAMPIEAMERAHAAAEAADVFLVLGSSLVVYPAAALPVAAKRAGAALVIANREATDLDPYADLLLRSDLVELLAPYSDAP; encoded by the coding sequence ATGGAGCGCGACGACGAACGCAAGCTCGCGGAGCTGAAACGTCTGATCGAAGGCGCGCGGTCCGCCGTCGTGTTCACCGGCGCCGGGATCTCGACGGGCTCCGGCATTCCGGACTTCCGCAGCCCCGGCGGCCTGTGGTCGCAAAACCGGCCGATCGAGTTCGACGCGTTCGTCTCTTCGGCCGAGATGCGTCGCGAGGCCTGGCGGCGCAAGTTCGTCATGGACGACGCGACCCGAGGCGCGAAGCCGAACGCCGCCCATCGCGCGGTCGCGCGCCTCGTCGAGACAGGGACGGCTGCGGCCGTCGTCACGCAAAACATCGACGGATTGCATGAGACCTCCGGCGTGCCTGCCAAAAAGCTCATCGAGCTGCACGGCAACGGCACATACGCGAAGTGCCTCGACTGCTGGACGCGGCACGAACTTGACGAGGTGCGCCGCGTTTTCGAGGCGACGGGCGATCCGCCGCCCTGCCGGGCGTGCGGCGGGCTCGTCAAATCCGCCACGATCTCGTTCGGCCAGGCCATGCCGATCGAGGCGATGGAGCGCGCCCATGCGGCCGCGGAGGCGGCGGATGTCTTTTTGGTGCTCGGCTCCTCGCTCGTCGTCTATCCCGCGGCGGCGCTGCCGGTCGCGGCCAAGCGCGCGGGCGCGGCGCTCGTGATCGCGAACCGGGAAGCCACCGATCTCGACCCGTATGCGGACCTTCTGCTGCGCAGCGATCTGGTCGAACTTCTCGCGCCTTATTCGGACGCGCCTTAA